The following is a genomic window from Actinomycetes bacterium.
GAAAGCATGGGTAACCGGTACCAGGTAGGGGACATAGTGGTAGATACTGCTTTATAATTTTTTTTAGGGCAAAACAATTGAAGTTAATTATTCTGGACCTCTGGCTATAAAACTGTATAAGTATTTTTTAAATTTACGCTTGCATAGGATTAATGGATTGTGTATTATGGTTTTAATTTTAATAAACCTACCTACCTAAATTTGTTCATGGGAAAAAAAGGTATAGATTACCAGAAACTAAACAGTGATCTTGAAAATTTTGTAGAGCCCAATATGAACTATTGCTGCCAGTGCGGCAAATGCAGCGCTGGTTGTCCGGTGATAGAGCTTTATGAATACAAGCCTCATCAAATCATTAGCCTGATCCAATCAGGCCAGATGGAGAAGATAGTTAATTCCAATACCATATGGCTTTGTGTGGAATGCGATATCTGTTCTACCAGATGCCCCGAAGATATAAGTATAGCTGCTATCATGAATCATTTAAGGGTGGCAACCTGGCAGGAAGATACCAGGAAGAATAAGAATATTTCCAAGTTTTACCGGCTGTTTGTAAAGATATTGCAGTTCTTTGGCCGGAGTTATGAGCCGGGTCTTATAATGGGACTGAATGTGGGTACCGGAAGATTGTTTAATGATGCCGATATTGCAGTGGATATCTTAAAAAAGAGGAAGATAAAAATACTGCCCGAGCTGATAAAAGGCAGAAAAGGTTTGGGAAAAGTAATCAAAAAATATGAGTAGGGATATGGCCAGAGAAAAAAATAACAAAAAAATTGCATATTATCCGGGGTGCTCACTTAACTCCACTGCCATAGATTACAATGTTTCCATAAAGAAATTGTTAAATGTTCTGGGGGTTGAGTTTGAGGAAATTGAAGACTGGAACTGCTGTGGTACCACTCCTGCTCATCACACCAATGAAGAGTTATCGGTAGCACTGTCCGGCAGAAATCTTATTTTAGCCAGGCAAAATGGGTATGAGGAGATTTTATGCCCCTGTGTATCCTGTTATATAAAACTAACCCAGGCAGCTAACCTGCTTAATGCTGATAATGAGAGCTTGAATGAATTTGAGCAACGAAGGAGAAAGCAGCTGATCGCAGATCTTAAGGATATGGGTTTGGAGATAGAAGAAAATTATAATTTCAAAATTTATTCCATTCTAAATTTTTTAATAGAAAACAGGCCGCTGATAAAACAAAAATATGAACAGGCAGTACAGGATCCCGATTACAGGAGACCGGAAATACTGTCCAAGCTTAATCCTGCCTGCTATTATGGTTGTGTAATTTTCAGGTCCAGGGATGCCCTGAAGTTTGACCAGGCCGAAAACCCGACTTCCATGGAAAAATTGCTGGAAGATGTGGGTATAGAAAGCAGGAAGTTTCAGTTTAAGACAGAATGCTGTGGAGCTATTCTGTCGCTAACCAATAAGGATACGGTATTAAAGCTCAGCAAAGGTATAATTGAGATGGCCGATGATTGCGGGGCTAACAGCCTGGTTGTATTCTGCCAGTTATGCCAGCAAAACCTGGACTTAAGACAATCCCAGATTAACCGTACCTTTAAAACCAGTTATCATATACCGGTTATATATTTAACCCAGGTGCTGGGAATGGCACTGGGTCTTTCTGAAAAAGAAGTAATGCTGGACCGGCTTTTTGTAGAGCCGGCCATTTAAGAAAGGAGCTTACAGGCTTTGAGAATAGGAGTATTTATCTGCTACTGCGGTTCCAATATTGCGGCTAATGTGGATGTGGAAAAAGTAGGCGAAGAAGCAAAGAAGTTCCCGGGGGTGGTTTTTACCCAGACCAATCTTTATACCTGCTCGGAACCGGGCCAGCTCCAGATTGTAAAGGCGGTAAAAGAGAATAATCTTAACCGGGTGGTGGTAGCATCCTGTTCTCCCCAGGTACATAATGTCACTTTTATGAGAACAGTAGAGTCTGCCGGACTGAATCCCTACCTGTTTAATATGGCCAATTTGAGGGAGCAGGATTCCTGGATACATGATGACCGTGAAAAAGCAACCCAGAAGGCTGTCGAGCTGGTAAGGATGGCGGTTAGCAAGGTTTACCGGCAGGGCAAGCTCTATCCCAAATACTTTGATATAAATAAAACGGTAATGGTTATAGGGGGAGGAATTACCGGTATACAGACTGCTCTGGATATTGCCAATGGCGGAAGAAAAGTAATACTGGTGGAAAAAGAGGCGTCCATCGGCGGCAAGATGGCCCAGCTGGATAAGACCTTTCCAACAATTGATTGCTCCGCCTGCATACTTTCCCCCAAAATGGTGGATGTGGGAACCCATGAAAATATTGAGCTTTTAACCAATTCCGAGATAGTAAAACTGGAAGGATCAGTAGGTAATTTCACTGCTACCATCAGGAAAAGGCCAAGATATATAGATTTGAAGAATTGTACTTCCTGCGGGGATTGCGAAAAAGTCTGTCCGGTTACTATACCCAACAGCTATGAAGCAGGCGTAGCGGATAGAAAAGCCATATCCAAGATGTTTGCCCAGGCGGTTCCTTCTGCTTACAACATACATAAGAGGGGAAAGGCTCCCTGCAGGAGCAGCTGCCCCGCTGATGTTGCTG
Proteins encoded in this region:
- a CDS encoding CoB--CoM heterodisulfide reductase iron-sulfur subunit B family protein, whose product is MSRDMAREKNNKKIAYYPGCSLNSTAIDYNVSIKKLLNVLGVEFEEIEDWNCCGTTPAHHTNEELSVALSGRNLILARQNGYEEILCPCVSCYIKLTQAANLLNADNESLNEFEQRRRKQLIADLKDMGLEIEENYNFKIYSILNFLIENRPLIKQKYEQAVQDPDYRRPEILSKLNPACYYGCVIFRSRDALKFDQAENPTSMEKLLEDVGIESRKFQFKTECCGAILSLTNKDTVLKLSKGIIEMADDCGANSLVVFCQLCQQNLDLRQSQINRTFKTSYHIPVIYLTQVLGMALGLSEKEVMLDRLFVEPAI
- a CDS encoding 4Fe-4S dicluster domain-containing protein; translation: MGKKGIDYQKLNSDLENFVEPNMNYCCQCGKCSAGCPVIELYEYKPHQIISLIQSGQMEKIVNSNTIWLCVECDICSTRCPEDISIAAIMNHLRVATWQEDTRKNKNISKFYRLFVKILQFFGRSYEPGLIMGLNVGTGRLFNDADIAVDILKKRKIKILPELIKGRKGLGKVIKKYE